AACGCGTGGGTCCCCCCCTAAACGGCTAGTTGAccagaattaaaaaaaaacccttttacttatatatatatatttatatatatatatacactaaaccatcttcaatatatacataaaacacatatatttttCTCCATTCACCTAAATAATCACCACCCCATCGGGTATACAGCAAGTACTTGACGTTTGTAAAAGCATATCCGTATCCTACTGACCCGAAGGAGAAAAGATTCAAGAAGTTACAAGAGGCGGCGAGGAAAGATGTGGAGCGTGCATTTGGCATTCTAAAAGGGAAATGAAAAATTCTTAGGCGTCCTCTTCGACCCATGATCAAAGACAAGATCGGGCAGTTTGTTTATGCGGCTTTTATtttacacaacatgatcataaaAGGCGATGGCAGAGCAATCTCACCGGTTCACATAATGGACTCGCCGGTCCAACCAGTGTTCGACGATAGCGTCTTAGGTGAGCTACTAAAAGAAGACATCTATCATCGCTTCGTTATGACCTCACCGAACATGTGTGAGCTCAAGACTTGACATTTTTTGATGATTAGTTTTTTTCCTTAATAATTgtagtctttttatttttatgtgtgtttttttttccgtttattatgtattgtttttttatgtgttgtgtaatgtttgtttaagttttaaataaaatgttttaagttaataatatatttatgtaggaaaaaataatttgaaaagaaattgaaTTTGGGTAAAAATTGGGTATGTATTGCCAGtgatttgggtaagaattgAGTAAAATTAGGTAGTTATGAGTTGAAAAGTTTTAATTGAAAGATGATTTGGGTAAATTTGAGTAACAAAATAGTACTCCCTCCCCCCTTACTGATAGACTTTAGAATTTCTGCAACCAactcattaaattaaaattaaggttCTTATTAACAACATCTACTATTCGTACTACAAAATATTCTAAAAAATAGTAACGACGTcgatccatccatccatccatcaatAATCACAAAACGACATCGTACCAAACTTTATCAACCGTTCTTATatacatatcatttcatttagGACACTACGTACATACGATCCATAttccaatcatatatataatcattcatTCATAATACTATATATCATCATTCATAATACTGACCAGATCATGGCCCTAGAGAGACCCAGATCAGCCCAGAAACAACCAAGCAAACTACGTTGGGGCGAACTCGAGGACGACGATGGTGAAGGGCTAGATTTTTTACTTCCTCCTAAAATGGTGATCGGGCCAGATAGTAATGGGATCAAAAAAGTTATTGAATACAAATTTAATGATGATGGTAATAAGGTTAAGATCACGACCACTACACGTGTTAGAAAATTGGCTAAGGCCCGGTTTAGTAAACGAGCCATGGAACGTCGTGGCTGGGCTAAGTTTGGTGATGCGGTTCATGAAGACGTTGGGTCTAGACTTACTATGGTTTCCACGGAAGAGATCTTGCTTGAACGTCCTAGGGCACCtggtttgttatttttttatgcaAATTTGTGTTTACATAATTTTAATTGCCATATTAATTATGGGTTATTGATGATCTAGTAAGATATAAATGAATATCATGATATTCTAGTGTAATAATCCGTACATTAGTTAAAGTGTTGATATATTCTATTTAGGACAAGCCATGTGATAATATGCAAATTAATACTTTAGTTATAGCATTATACCTCTATATAACAATATTCGGGTTGAATTTGTCTCTGCTTCGACTATTCGGGCAGAAAGCACAACAAGAGTGTGATTATTTCATGTTAGGATTTCATCAAGTATCTGTTATTCGGTTTGAATTTGTAGTTCATGTATTAATCATTATTTCCACAAGGTGTTATTGTCATTGGTAAAGATAAATGGAATATATCGATGAATGACCTTAATTTTGCTGTGTGATTGTATGGAAACCCGGTGACGGAATCAATATGGTAGACTAATTGAGTCGTGCACAAGTTATATCTTTGTAATCACTTGAACAATGTAAAACCTgactgcttttttttttttctgcaaCTCTACGTTGCGTGTTGGCATTGTTGATATTTTATGGCACGTTGGTATGATCACTTATTCGTATGAGGTCACAGATCTCCATTTTGTTACGGAATcatgtgtttatttgtttttacaGGTTCAAAAGCAGAAGAGAAAGGTGCAGGAGACACTTTAGGACAATTGGGAAAAGGCGGTGCAGTTCTTATGGTATGCAGAACTTGTGGCAAAAAAGGTGATCATTGGACATCACGGTGTCCTTATAAGGACTTAGCCCCATCAACTGACTCGTTTGTGGATAAACCACCTGGTTCAAACCCATTTGTACCTTCTGGTTTAACAAAGGGTGCATACGTTCCACCCAGCATGAGAGCGGGTGCAGAGAGGCCTGCTGGTTCAGATATGAGGCGTAGGAATGAAGAGAACTCAGTCCGGGTTACTAATCTCTCTGAAGACACTCGTGAG
The Erigeron canadensis isolate Cc75 chromosome 2, C_canadensis_v1, whole genome shotgun sequence DNA segment above includes these coding regions:
- the LOC122589651 gene encoding eukaryotic translation initiation factor 3 subunit G — protein: MALERPRSAQKQPSKLRWGELEDDDGEGLDFLLPPKMVIGPDSNGIKKVIEYKFNDDGNKVKITTTTRVRKLAKARFSKRAMERRGWAKFGDAVHEDVGSRLTMVSTEEILLERPRAPGSKAEEKGAGDTLGQLGKGGAVLMVCRTCGKKGDHWTSRCPYKDLAPSTDSFVDKPPGSNPFVPSGLTKGAYVPPSMRAGAERPAGSDMRRRNEENSVRVTNLSEDTREPDLLELFRTFGPVSRVYVAIDQKTGVSRGFGFVNFVNKDDAERAIMKLNGYGYDNLILRVEWATPRAN